ACCGAGGCGGGCATCAACACCTACCTGGATGCGATGGACCAGCTCGAGCAGGACTACCCCGACGTGATCTTCGTCTACATGACGGGGCACCTGGACGGCACCGGCCCCTCGGGCAACCTCTACGCCAGGAATGACCAGATACGCGCCTACTGCGAGGCGAACGACAAGGTCCTCTTCGACTTCGCCGACATCGAGAGCTACGACCCGGACGGCACCTGGCACCCCGACGAGGACGACGGCTGCGCCTGGTGCTCGGCATGGTGCTCCTCGCACGACTGCCCCTCCTGCCCCTCGTGTGCTCACTCGCACTGCTTCAACTGCTACCGGAAGGGCAGGGCTTTCTGGTGGATGCTCTGCGCGCTCGCGGCCGACATGCAGGCCGGCATCGACGAACCCGCCCGGCTCGGTCTCGCGCAGAACCACCCCAATCCGTTCGGACCTGCGACGACCTTGAGCTACACGCTCGGCGAGCCGGGCCGGGTCACCCTCGCCGTTCACGACCTGAGCGGACGTCTCGTCGCGACGCTCGTCGACGAGGTCAAACCTGCCGGCACCTTCGAGACGAGGTGGAACAGAGCCGACCGGCGCGGCCGCGACGTCGCCGCCGGTGTCTACTTCGTCCGCCTGTCCTGTGAGAACAACGTCGAGGTCCGCAAGCTGGTCGTCGTCAAGTAGCCGGAGGTCACCATGCGCCACGCATCATGCGTCGTCGTTCTTCTTGC
This genomic window from Candidatus Effluviviaceae Genus V sp. contains:
- a CDS encoding T9SS type A sorting domain-containing protein — protein: MNHRNAPLAMALLVAALLAGAAPALADAIIADHTIVAAFEHIPAPVVEDAKTSFEMFYGHTSHGSQIVTGMWMVREEDPLFDYNNGAGTFQFQEYGDDLGHNGDTSWVTPTENALAADPGINLVMWSWCGGCSDNTEAGINTYLDAMDQLEQDYPDVIFVYMTGHLDGTGPSGNLYARNDQIRAYCEANDKVLFDFADIESYDPDGTWHPDEDDGCAWCSAWCSSHDCPSCPSCAHSHCFNCYRKGRAFWWMLCALAADMQAGIDEPARLGLAQNHPNPFGPATTLSYTLGEPGRVTLAVHDLSGRLVATLVDEVKPAGTFETRWNRADRRGRDVAAGVYFVRLSCENNVEVRKLVVVK